Within the Phalacrocorax aristotelis chromosome 13, bGulAri2.1, whole genome shotgun sequence genome, the region AGGTTGGTGGGGAGGGACCTCGCAGCCTGACCAGGGCTCTGAAACCAAGTGTCAGAGTGATGTTcagggcatggggaggggaaggagccaCATGCCAGGGCAGGACCCCAGGGATGTGCCTGCACtcaggccctggaggggctggtgCTGGCGGCAGGAGTAGCCTGGCTTCCTGGCAACTGCCCTTGCTCAGCTTTGAGTGTTGTTTATCCCAAAGCCCTTTCGAGCTGTCTTGTgctgaggagggaaggaggctgAAGGCAACCAGCTGCAGGGCTGTCTTGGGGGAGGACCCTGGGGAGGCCATGACTGCTGGAAGTGAAGCCCAGTGTTCCTGGGGCAGGATGTGAAGTGCTGCAGCATTGGCTGAGGCTGTAGGGAAAGGGATgggccctgccctgctccagctgggctccctgcaccagcgcagagcacaGGGGCTCCCAAAAGGTTGCAGTGTGGGGTGTCCTGGGGTCTGTAttcccaggcaggagctggggaaagAATCTTCAGGAGCTTGTAACTAAAGCTTCAGAGAAAATGACGTTGGATTAACCTGTGGGCAGGAATGTTCAAGACCCTGAAGGCCAGCggggctcctccagccagcTGGGCAATGCATGGCCCCCGCAGGAGgcttcagagctgctctgcaggcgCTGGTACCAGCCCATGCCAACATCACGGGGAGGGTGTGCCAGCACGAGCAAAGGCAGCGTCTCGCTTCCCTTCGCAGCAGTAAGAGCGGGCACGTTCGTTATTGTCTTAATGCAGGTCAACAAATAGCAGAGCCGAGTGCTGCATGTGCTACAGGCCCCGTTAGGAGAGCAGATCTTGgcaaagattaaaaattagGCTGTTCCAGCACAGCAGATGTCTTATGTTTCCAAGCCCTGAAGGGTCTGTGGAAAACTGACATAAATCAAAACGCGTGTTTAATTACTAGCAGTAATGCTGGTTTGTAACAAAGGCAAACAACAGTTCAGTGGTCCCCACCAGGAGAGCTCTGTGGTGAAACACTGTGAGCTGGTGTGCCTGCCTGAGGAGCTGCCAAGAGCTTCAGCATGCTGTGACCAGCCTGGGACCGTGCTATCGGAGCTGACCCAGGGTCAGGTCCCACTCTCCCTGCCTGTAGAAAAATCCTGCTGGAGAGACCAGCTTAGCCCAGCTCCAGCTTGTGAAGCGGAATTGTTTGGAAGAGCAAGAGAGGGATGCAGACAAGTGCAGCAGAGCACCCTGGGATGACAGCCCTGAGATGCGCACAGCTTGCTCCCTCAGCATGATGGATACAAAGGCAGTAACTTTTGTCCTGCTCTAAATGCCTTTCCAGCCCCCTGCCTGAGCAATGTTCCTTGTCCTTTCATCAAAGATTAAAAATCTGCAGTGGTAGATAAAAGAGGAGGAAGCCCCTGAAGGAGGCATTGCTCACCACGCAATGCCTtgtgacagagctgcagctcgCACGGGCCCCTGCCATCCCGGGCCTTTGCCCACCGAGGCAGTTGCTGGTGAATGGCGGTGACATGGTGTGGGGCTGCTGGATGGATAAATGCCCTGGCACCAGCTCTGGGTGCTGGCTCTCCCTGCCGCTCAGCCCCAGGCTGTGCTTTAAAGCTGCCATTATTCCATGGGATTAAACAGAAACCTCCAGTTGCTGCCCAAGCCAGCCTGGAGTGTGCTGACCTGATgaactggtggtggtggtgcacTGAGAGGGAATACAACGACGCCTGCAGTGGTGGGCTGTGCCAAGCTGGAGGAGCAAGGATGGGGAAGGCTGAAAGCTAAACCTAGCCCTTGGCTCACACTGTGTTTTCAGGGAGGCTTGTGCTGACCTTGAGGTcctgagcagggctgtgggactTTGTGACAAGCCTGTACCCCTTCCTGGGCCCCGTTCCCCACATCAACCCCCTGATAGGACGTGCCCAGCTCTTATTGTGGCTCAGCTGTTGAGTGTGCAGAGCAGGCAACCGCAACCAGGGTTTCCTCTCTGGAAAGCTGTTGGCACGGAGCCCAGACCTAGCAGCAGTGGCTCCCTCCTGCTGGCTGTAAGGGCTGCCCCAGCCGGAACAGGGGTGCTCTGCTGGGGGGACCCCACCCTGGCACCGTGGCCTCACCACAGACTCTGGAGgtgcagctgaaaacaggaaaattgcTGACCTGACCCCAGCCCTCACCAAAGCGTCCTTTCCTCGCTGACAGCAGGTCTCTTACCTTCCTGGGCTGTGAGGGTGACGTTGAGCAGGTCCTTCATGCCACACTGGGGCCCGATGGTGCCGTTGTAGCTGGCGGTTCGAGCACACAGCATGAGCCTGCAGACCCGCTCCGTCTCCGTGTTGTTGTTGATGACGGCAAAGACGTCGAAGTCACAGCCATTGTTTGCACCCTCTGACAGCTTGATCTTGAGGTGCAATCCCTCATCCTCCTCCCTGAGAGATTTTGTCTTGTGCTCTGCCTTCACAAacacttctctctccttttcagaCCCTGtagtgcatgaaaaaaaatgtagttccCAGGGGGCTACCAGGAGGCCATGGTCCAGGCTGCTTTGCTCTGATCCCTTGAGCCTTCCTGGTACAGTTGCTGAATTAATTAGTTGTTTCTCCACTCTGTTTCTCAACAGCCCCCCCCCACGGGGCATCTCTGCCCATGCTGCTTCTCCATACCCTCTGGGTACTTGTAGGTGTGGGTGATGTCCTCCCTGCTGTCCCTGCCCACGCTCTTGGTGCTTATGTTCTTCCCCACGACCGAGGAGTGGATGGTCTTCTTATGTGACCCATCACGCTGCACTACCCAGTACACCACGTCAGCATTCACCTCCGCAAAGATGAAGGGGATGTCGTACTTCAGCTGCAGATCGCCCTCCTTGATGGCTCTGACAGGGGCTGGCCCGCAGCAGAAAACCCCTGCAGGGAGTGGAGCTGCTGTCACCACCCAAGGTTCAGCCACCACAGGGGCAAGATGTGGTCGTGGCAGGGGGAgaccctgctgtgctggaggtggGGGATGGGACAGAGCACCCGCACTCTGCATGCCGTACCTTCGCTCTTCTCCTGGGGGGTTGGGTCCAGCACCTGCCACCCATCATAGCCAGGTGCCAGGTCTGGACGAGCCATCCAGGACTCCACCCAGCAGTGGAAGTTCCTGCAAGGGAAGTCATGACATAGGGCCCTCAGCCTCCCCCAGCACCTGCTGGGCTCCAGGGAAGTGCTAGGGAAGGGGCAAacactgccccaggggtgggcAGGTTGGggtcctgctgtgctgctcaccAGATCATGTCCTTGGAGTGCTGGACTTCCTCCCCCATCTCGTTGAGGTAGCGGTCGATGACCAGGTTGCCGTTGGTGTCATGGGCTGAGTAGTAGTTGGTCACCACTCGGCTGGGGATCCCCAGGCACCGCATGACTGTGGGGAGGCAGGGTGGGATGAGGCAGGGTGGGATGAGACAGGGTCCTGGCACCAGGGGTCCTGGGTTTGCAAGGCTCCTGTCCCAGGCAGCCCCAGGTTTGCACAGCCCCGGATTTCTATGGCTTctgcccttccctttccccctcaAAGGGGTGCCCAGGGACTGATCCCCAGGACAAGCCAGTTCCTGCAGTTGCCATGGAACTTGGCGTGCCGCGGGTGGGATGGGTGGCACGCGGCACTGACAGTCTGCTGGGTTTTGATATTGCAGTAGGAAAAAGGCACAAAAGCATCTGCGAGTGCTTTTGAGGGAGTGCACGGGCAGCAGTGCACTGCAACCTCTTATTTAATCACACAGCTGCCTTTTGCTGCAAGCGGAGCTCCCTGGGGAACAGGGAGGTAGTTATAACGCTCAAAGGAAGACTATAAACTTCTGTAAGTAGCAAAAAATCCACTTTAGTTTTTTGCTATTTCTCTGCTCTAAAGGAGATCTTGTATATCTGTGATATATAAATGCACACGCGCACTCATACAACCCTGCAAGTGCAGCATTTTTCTGAGGGCATTTGCGAGCGTGCAAATGTGCGTATGCAGTTCTCAACAGAAGCAAGGctggaatttttcttcctttgccccAGCCCAACTGCCCTGGTGgcagtgaaattattttgatcttAGTGGATTGATGACTTGACCTTAAAGCCACTTTCCTTCTGCTGTGCCATGCATCCAGcccctccctctctgcctggcCTGGCCAGTGAGACAGCACTAATTGAAaagttctttcatttttatcccttttctatcatttttttcccatcatttCCTGAAAAACTAGAATAACAGAGAGCTTAATTGCAAAGCAATCATTTCAGGCTGATTGTAATCAGCCTCAGCGGTTCCCTCCTGCTGCAACACAGGGAGTGGGGTGGAGGACAGGGGGCCAGGGTGGGAGATGGGGGGGAAATGGGTGACCCCGTCAtgcagggaaggggagatggGAGAGGTCTGCTCTCACCGGTACATGCCACAGCAGCGAAGACCCAGCACTGGCCGTACTTGACTGGCTGGCACCCAAATTTCTTCCACCTCTTAAGAATATCCACGCTCCCAATCCAGGCCATTGGGCTCATCCCATCTTCATAATGGTTGTCCCACCGCCCCGCCAGCACACCCCGGTCCTCATCGTTACAATTTACCTGCGGCATGACAAGGGGGACTGCAATGGATGGACTGGGCATGGAGGGGTGGGAGCAGGCTGGTGAGGGAGGGAAAGTGCCTTCCCCCAGCTCGCATGTGCTGTCACCCCGATTAGCCGTCCTGGAGCCATGCAAGAGCTTGCCAGGAGGCAGGCGGCTGCGGCGCAAGAGCGTGCGTCCACATGCATCCTGGCACACTCTTGCGCCGCAGCTGCCTGCATCCCGGCGTGCTGGGGATGCACAGATGGGAGGACAGGATGAGGTGGAGAGGGCATTATTGGGGTGCACTAACTGGGGATGGATTTTAGAAAAATGTCCTCCTGCCTGAGAGTTTGGGTATGATTATCACCTGCAGTAGTCAGTGAGGAGCAAAGGCTGCTCCTGGGATGGTGTGTCCACACCTCTGCTATTTCTGTCCTCTTAAAAGTATCTTAAATATATACGTGATACGAGAGCAATAGCAGGAAAGGTTGTAAAGGGGATGTGAAACTCCTCTGGGAAGGAAACAGGCGTAACTGGGATGGAATGTCAAATGCCACCTCTCTGTCACAGGTGTAGCTGAGACCTGTAGCTGGGTCTCAACCGTAGCAGGGGGGACATGGGGTGCCGGGGATCCTGGGGACACACTGCAGGGTGCACTGGCAGCCGGGGCTCCACAGGACTCACCATCGCACTCACCACCCTGCCAATGTACACAGGGTTGTTGCGGCGGGAGCAATCCCGGTTCTGGTCCCTCAGGAACCTGGGGTTAGTGTCCAGCATCTTGAGGCAGATAGACAAGATGTCATCCTCAAACTGGCGGAGAGTGGAAAAAAGGTGTTTGAGGTCCCCACGATGCACAGCGGCTCTCCTGTCTCtgtcttccctccctcttccacCACAATACCCCTGCAAATGGAGCTGCCAGGCACATGGGGGTCATGGGTCTCCCTTCCCTAGCTGGCGCCCGCTGAGTGACACCCCTCATTGGTGCCACCATGACAAGGGGTTGGTGCTGCGACTGGCAGAGCCCTCACACCACGGCCAgatcctgctctgcagctgccactACACAGGCGTCAGGCACGGACCTGACCTCTGGGGAAAACCACCTCTTTCCCATCACTGGGGGAGTCACAGCCCTTCCTCAAATCAAGATGCGGATCCTGCGGGGGCCACGGGCACCCCTATTCCCATGGCCCCTCCAGGACAGCCCAGCACTCGGGGAGGACAGCCAGGCTCCCCCAGTGCCAGAGGCCCAGTGTCACCATGAGGGGCTGCAGCTCGGGCCACAGGCGCTGCCTTATCAGCATGGCCAGCACAGTGCTGGGAAGCGTGTTATCAGGTGCTGGCTCCCAGCACAGTGTGGCCGCTGCGATTAGGACTGTGCAGCCCCGGGCCCCCCAGGAGCTGTACAGGAACACTCCCCTTGCTCTGCCATGCTTCAAAGTCAGCACATTCCCCTctcaaaaatgagatttttctttgtttgtccCATAGCTGTGTGGTGGGACCGGGTCCTCCTCGAGGTGCTGGCCTCATTCGGTGTGCACATTCGGGGACACACACGTGGCACCAGCTCCTGTGCCCTGCACTGCCGGGCTGCACAGACTGTGCTCAGCCAGGGGTCCCGGTGGTCCCAGGGGCCGTGCTCCACTCACCTGACCAAAGTTCCAGGCGGTGGAAGTGATGTAGTCACGGGAACCCTGGTAGATGAGTCCCTGCTGGGACAGCACGTACTCATAGCGCTCGTTCTCGTCTTGGAGGAAAACTGTGTCCCCTGTGAGGAGAGTGAGAGATGGGGGCAGGGACGGAGCTCTGCCCTGCGCCCCACAGCCCTGATCAGggctcccccacctccccagggacatGCTGGGCAGTGACTGGGGATGGGTCTGGTGGGAAATGAGGCAACAGGGGCTGGAACTGCTCCCATCTgaaaaagctgctgaagaatTTCAACCCAGTTTGATTTCAGCTGATGAGAAAATTTCAGccttgtggttttcttttccgttcttccttgtctttctttcctcccttttgtTTTATGGAGTCGGGTCTTTTCCCAAGAGGGGAAACTCCCTGGTGGGAGAAGCAAGCAGAGGGAACCAGGAACACTAGCTGAGATCGCAGCTCAGGTCATTTTGCTTGCACAGCAGTTACTGCTGGAAAAATCACTATTTactggaaatgttttcagagaaaaattgaATACATACATCCTCAGGACCAATGCTTGGCACGGCTCTGGGCAAACAAAACTTCCTAAAGCCCTTTATCTCAGTGGAGCCATCACCAAGCATTTGGGATTCAGGAAATCGGCTGTTTCAGCCCAGGTCTGGCTGGGTGGAGCTGGGAGTGGGGCGGCACAGGGCTGCTCCTCAGGGCAGAGGAAGGACATGGAGAGGTGAAAATCCCAGCTGTTGTTCACCCAGCATCGTTAAACCCTGCAGCACTGATTGGTGTCAGTGATGGTGTTGGCTGCCCAAATTTCACCAGAGCAGTGACACCCCTGGAAGCACAGAGGGCTTGTCCCTGAGCCCACAGTAAGGCGCCCAGTCTGGGAGCGGGTGGGGGCAATTAATTAGAGGCTGTTGCTCTGCCTACTGCCTGGCTGGGAGCCGCTGCTGGGACCTGCCTTGGGCTTCACACCAGTGCTGCAGAAGTGAGTTCCTGTGGGACATTGCATGGTGGGGAGCCCAGATGGGGTGTTGGGTGTTTGGGGTGCTGACAAAGGGGCTGTGTGTATCCTGGGACTGGGGATGGTCCTTGTGGCCCCAACCTGCTGTGGGGACCGCATGGAGGTGGAAGCAAAATGAGGATTTCTGCTGTGACCTGATCTCAGGTGGGGCTTGGGGCACTTAGGGTCTGCAACGGGGTGAGACACAGAGGGTTACAGTGCTCTGGCAGAGCTGAGGCGGGGTGGCTCATGCTCCCTTCACCTGGGGAACCCTGGTCTCAGAAAGGTGAAAGCCTCACCTGGGTGCCAGGCGTTAAagagcagaatgaagtcccCGATGTGGCAGCTGGTGCCCTGGTAGCCGGTGGAGGTCTCCAGTATCAGGCTGTAGCGGCCGATGCAGGCGCTAGTAGGGGAGCAGAGCGAGACGGAGAGGGAgcccccatcctgctgctggaCCACGGCGCTCCAGCTCGACTCATCCGGGAAGTCAGTCACAGCAAAGTGGGACCTGGTTCCTGATGTCTTGTCAGGACAGGGCCCTGCCAAGAAGGAGCACATCAGCTCTCCTGGTTCTCCAGGGGCCCTGGAAGCTCCatgctgcaggggctgcaccAAGAAGACCTGCCCCGCAAGTGCCCATGGTGTGCCCCTGCCCTCTGTCGTGCAGCGGCTGCCGAGGaatgttcatttatttttattgggtATCAGGGACACGGGGCAGCCCAGCTGTGGGATGTTCAGACATGTCTCTTGCTGTTTGGGAAAGGGCAGGATGGAGGGACTCGCCTCATAGGTGCCCCAGAGCCAGCAGAGTGGAGGGAgtgcccccaccccagggccATGTCTTCTCCCCTCAGCTGCACCCGTTCCTGcttctgctcagagcagagcagcccagTCCCTGTGCCCATGCAGCCTGGTCCCGCCACAGTGCATGGCATGGGGGCCCTGGCAGAGCCCGGCTGCTGATGCCAGGGCCCCCATCACCAGGGTGCTCTCAGTGGGAGCCCTGCTATGCGGGCAGCCTCAGCCGTTGCTGCAAACATCCCATGATTAGCGATTACATCAGTGGCCGAAACACTCGAGCCGAGGACAACATGATCCCTGCTGGCCCTTCCGAGCACGAGGCTGCGTCCAAGCCACCTGTGCCAAGCCAGCTCCAAACACTGCTCCTCCAGGGCGTGGTGACGTCCAGCCCTGGCCAAGTGTGGCTCCACAGCGATGACGGTGCCCGTGCAGGGCTGGCCGGCAGCCAGGGCAGTGGTGGTCCTGCAGTGTGCTCCCCTTGCCAGGACCGCAGCCTTGGGCTGGTCCCCTGCCAGCCTTTGCCTACATTGTGGGCAGGATGCCAGGCAAGTCACCAAAAATACTCATGAAAGTGACACAGTTTATCCTCTCTGTCCTTTCAGGGAGGCTGGGCTGAGCTAACCCTGTCCTTTTGGCAAGGGCCAGCGTGGCACTGCCATGGGGATGGGCAGCCACAGaagcctgcctctcctcctcctcctcctcctccccctcctccctgcctgcaaAACCCACGGCACCCCCCTCCAGGGCCCCAGGCGCCTGGGTAGGGCTCTTCAAGCATGTCTGCTTTAAAGATATGGGCTCTATTTTTGCACAGAGCcgtttttctctttcctgcaggAGGTGGCATGCAGCCGTGGTGGCTTCACTGCCCTGGGGGACAGGTctggcagcccctgccctggctgcaccTTGCCAGCCCTGGTGAGGGACATGCCAGGGCCACCTCAGGCAGGGCCTTTGCAAGAGCTGAAGcacctttgccttttttctgcaAGCTCAGGCTGTGCTCCAGCCTGACAGCAGCCGCTTCCTGTGCCTTCACCTTAGGGGGCTGTGCTTGGGGGATTCTCCTCACTTGCAAAACCAGCCTAGGGTCACCCAGGATGTAGCAAGACCTAGTAAAAACCTGGCATGTTTGAGTGGTGGGCAGGCGGACCCCTGCCACAGCTGCTTTGAGACTGAGGAAGCTGCCAGTTTAGGGTGAAgctggggggtgctgggttCATATTTGTCACCCCATGGCAGGATCGGagcttttggggaaaagaaagagtgtTTTACACTACAAGGAAGCGTGGGTGCAGTTTCACATTGAATTCTGGCCTGGCTGACTCTGCGGGATGCTGCAGACCCAAAATAACTCTTGCCCAAGAAAGAGTTTCCTCTCCCTTTGCTCTGAGCTGGCAGGGGCTGAGCATCTGCGTGGTGGCTGTGCCTGGCTCTGGCCACAGGAGCAATGtctctgtccccatccctgctgctcccagtggGCTCTTGCCAGGGCTACAGCAACAGCAGGAGAATCCCCTGGCATGGATCCACTGGGACCTGTCAGAGACTGCACCTGGCTCTCATGTACGGGCTCTGGCACTGCTCAGGGGGGTAGGACACACAGTGGGGCCATGCGCAGGGGAGGCTCAATGGGAATGTTTCCTTTCTCGAGGGTTTGTGCTTCCTGAGCAAACCCTGCTATAGGGATGTCTGAGCAATGGGGGCAAGGGTGGCTGGGTAAAAAGACTATCAGCAAAAGTGCTGTGAAAGCCTCTGGCTGAAAGGATTCACTTTTGCTGATGTTTCTTGGAAGGGCAAGACACTCAGGCATGTTCCCTGGCCACAGCCAAGGCACTTCCCAGTTTGCTAGCTGCTCGGGAGTGCCCTGAGTCTGGCTTGGCCACGGGGAGGATGTGgtggctttttatttctttattgcttCCCTTCAGCTCTTGTTATGGAGTCGAGTTTCTACCTTTTCTCTCAATCTTGGTATAAAAGCTGTGcacagcaccagcctctggCAGGGCGGGGACACCACGTGAGATGCTGCAGGTGCTTCAGTGCAGCATCTGCGTGAGCATGGAGCGAGCCCTCTGGCAGGGGTCAGCTCATGCCACAGCAGGTGCCCACTCGTGGCGCGGGGCACGGCAGCACTCACCCGTCTCGACGTTGAAGGCAAGTTTGTCCACCCCTTCCTCGTAGGCTCTGCCCGAGAAGTGCAGGGTGATGGTGAAGGGCTGCCCCCGCCTCACcaccagctgctggcagcccaTGTCCGCCGTCCGGTGCTCCCGGCCATTGCGCTCACATTGCAGGTCCCATGTCTCCAGCACCAGATCTGCAAAGACAGCAGTGCATACagctctcctctctgccacACACTCCCAGCCCCGGGCACAGCCATGCCCTGCACACGCAGCCCCTGTATGCCGACTGGAAGGGATTGCTGTTACTCCCCACCCTGAGCCCTGGGGTTTTGGACCTTGCTGCCAGGGTTTGGCAGCCTCCTACCCCCGAGCTGCCCTGTGGGCCCCAATGTGCCTGGCACAGTTCTGGGCACTGTGGCTGCACTGGGCTCTGAGCAATCCTCCCAGAGGGCTCTGCGAGCTGGGCTTGCATCACACTCTGTGAGCCTGCCGGGGCAGGGGTCCTGCAGCCAGATGTCAGCTGAGCTCACAGCAAAGCACTGCCCTCCCAACCAAGCGTATTTCTTGTGCTATGGTGCTGCTCTCCACAGTATCATCACAGAGGAGGGGCCCTGTGTGCTGCCAGAGCCATGCCACATCCATAAGCCCAGCACTCATCTCTGCTCTCTGAGAGGTGCGGGGCCCATCAGCTGGAATTTGCTGTCTGCGTTCCGCACACCCCAAGTGAGCACTGCTGAGCCCAGAGAATGCCAGTGATGGTTCTGTGCCTCAGCCAGGCTGagggcagctctccaggcagCTTTACCGCTCTGTGACTGCTGACAAACTAGAGAGACTGACCATAAATTCTGTAACAAAGAGGGTGTCTGATTCCTCAGCCTCAGGcgctctgctctgcctcccaGCCCAGCGCCgatgcaggcagggctgtgcgCCGCAGCAGCCAGTGGCTGCATCCACGACGCCCCAGGCACCACACTGAAGCGATGTGATATCATTCATCATCACTCAAAGCCAGTGACCCTTGAATGCTCTGCTATCAAACAGGTTAGTTGCCAGAATAAGCAAAAGCGTTTAGTACATGACAGCACATAACAAGCTCGGTGCCAGCAGGGACTAGGGTGTCTTGTGAGGGGCAATGCTCTGCTTGCTGCCCTTGTGCCACAGCTCTCCCTGGCTGTGCTTGCATGCCAGCAGTGGTGGTCACTGAGCGCTCCTTGGGCTGGTGCCAGGTAGAAATGGCTGACTCTGAGCTTGCTGTTCCCACAGTTAAATGACTCTCCAGGCATGGGGACACCACAGCATGCATCTGCGGGATGTGGTCAGGCTCATCTCTGGTTCCCACTGCACTGTGAGAGCTGCTGTGGACAGCTGGGACTGTTTGTAAATAAGGGCAAAGTCCCTCCAGCTGGTCCATGGGGGCCCTGGATACAGGTCAAACCACAGAAAGGACCTTTCTCTTACCAACTCCTGCTTTGTAAGCAGGAGCATGGCTCTGTGCTACAGCACATGAACAGTGTGAGTGCAAACCTCGCTGACACTGAGCCAAACTCAGCGCAAATAAGAGTGTGAAGACATCAGGACTGGAGCTCCTCCTTGTCTCAGTCACCCAGGATTATTATTGCTCTCAGCAGATTTACAAAAAGTGGAGTTTTTCACAGTGCAAGTTTCTCTTCCCAAAGTGATTGGTGCCGCCAGGGCATGCAGATGGCAGCGGAGTCGCAGGCATGGTCATGCAGGAGCAAGGGCTGCCCAGGGTGCAGCAGCTCAGTTTTGTGCTGGGAGTTGCCAGTGCCTGACCCCAGGGACCCACGCTGGCATCGCTGCTGTGGTGCCGGGAGCTCGGTGAGCCGGGAcagcctgcagcactgctgggcaCTAGGGCAGGGTGGTGCCgccccacctgcagggctgtgcacCCATTGGTATCACACAGTCCTGTTTCCTGGGCCTCTGGAGACAGCTCTGTGGGAGGTGGGGGTCATCTTTGCCCCCTCATGCAAGTCTGGAAAGCCACCCATGTGGAGGGATTTCTGAAAGCCGGGAGCATTACTTCTAACTGAACCTCCAGAAATCCTCCTTGAGCCAGGGTTGGGACATAGGCACATGTTCCCAGTCCAGCTGTCAACACACTTCTCTGAGGGCACTGAAAGCCTTAAATAGCACCATACTTCATTCTCCAAATACTGGCATTGCTCCGGCCGGCAGAGCGCATTGTagctgcagagggagggaagggagcaggctCTGCATGAAACCACACTTTTCTCGTCGTCGCTATCCTATATTTTAGTCGTTCCCATTCCCTATTGCCTTTAGCTTAGAGTTCAGTGAGACGGCTCTCGCTCCGGCTCACAGGAAAGCAAGTTAATGGCTGAAGGTGCCGCCGAGCCCCGGCTGCGGGAGCGCTTTGCTCCCGGGCGCCCCCGCGCAGgtgcggggagcggcggcgggtcCCCGCTCGCCGTCGGCCAGAAACCGCGGCACCTGCGGAGGGGGATCGTTCTGCGGTCTTACCTTCGGCCATGGTGTCCTGGTCCCGGGGAAGCTGCCCCTCACCGCCTgccgcccagccccgccgctCGTTCCATTTATACCGCGCCCGCCACTGCTCACACCCCCGCGGCCCGGGAtggtggaggggaagaaagggaaaacaaagtttCCAGGAAACGGAGTGGTTTCGGTCCCACCTATTTAGAATAtccacaccccacaccccccccccccaaaaggaaaaaaaaaaccagacccaAGTGGCCGGGGGTTCAGCTCCCGCCCAGGAGCGCCGGGCCGgcccctgcccgcggggctCAGCCCCTCGCCGCCGGCCCCCGCAGCCTCCCCCGGGCAGGGGCTGGAAACGCTGCCGGttaagaggaggggaaaaagaaacagtggggagggaggagaggggttGTGCAGTTCACACCGAGGTGCCAGAAAATTGGGGAATGTTTTCTCCTTATAAAGTTTTCATCCCCCGTGTCTTATCTCCATACCCGGCCACTTCTGGCAAGGAGGATGGCTGCTCTGGATTGCAGCTGCCAGTCCCCCTTCCCGAAAAT harbors:
- the TGM2 gene encoding protein-glutamine gamma-glutamyltransferase 2 translates to MAEDLVLETWDLQCERNGREHRTADMGCQQLVVRRGQPFTITLHFSGRAYEEGVDKLAFNVETGPCPDKTSGTRSHFAVTDFPDESSWSAVVQQQDGGSLSVSLCSPTSACIGRYSLILETSTGYQGTSCHIGDFILLFNAWHPGDTVFLQDENERYEYVLSQQGLIYQGSRDYITSTAWNFGQFEDDILSICLKMLDTNPRFLRDQNRDCSRRNNPVYIGRVVSAMVNCNDEDRGVLAGRWDNHYEDGMSPMAWIGSVDILKRWKKFGCQPVKYGQCWVFAAVACTVMRCLGIPSRVVTNYYSAHDTNGNLVIDRYLNEMGEEVQHSKDMIWNFHCWVESWMARPDLAPGYDGWQVLDPTPQEKSEGVFCCGPAPVRAIKEGDLQLKYDIPFIFAEVNADVVYWVVQRDGSHKKTIHSSVVGKNISTKSVGRDSREDITHTYKYPEGSEKEREVFVKAEHKTKSLREEDEGLHLKIKLSEGANNGCDFDVFAVINNNTETERVCRLMLCARTASYNGTIGPQCGMKDLLNVTLTAQEEKSVPLRVLYKEYRENLTHDNFIKVVALLTEYQTGDIVVAMRDVYIQNPEIKIRILGEPMQNRKLVAEISLVNPLTVPLNNCIFMVEGTGLTNGQQIKELEEPVEPQAEAKFRVDLVPSQAGLRKLLVDFESDKLMGVKGYRNVIIAPQPK